GCCGTCCGCATCATTGTATTCGGTTAATTCAGTAACGGTGCCCATTGCCTTTTCACCTGTGTGCAGGAAGAAAAGGGATTTCCTGAGAAAAAGACAGGCAAGGATTAACATCAGGCCCCCCAGGGCGAGCATCAGGCTATAGTACCACATAGGTGTTGCTTTATTGTTTAAGGGTTTAAACATGACCTAAAGATACGGGATTGTGCGGACGTATCGATCAATGCTGACTCCTGAACTCTTTGGGCGACATCCCTGTCTTATTCCTGAACAGCTTCGTAAAATGAGACGGATGCTGAAACCCCAGATCATAGGCAATTTCACTGATTGGGTTGCTGGTACTCCATAACAACAATTTTGCTTTATCCACCAGCTTTAAATGAATGTGCTCCTGTGTTGATTTACCCGTATATTTTTGCAACAGATCAGCAAGATAATTCGCCGACAGGTTCAGTTGCAGAGCAAAATACTTTACATCGGGAACTCCGGATTCAATAAGGGAATCACCCGTGAAATAATCATTTAAAAGTCTGTCGAATTTCCCGACAATATCATTGCCCGATCTTACTCTTGTCAGAAACTGACGATCATAGAACCTTGAGCTGTAAGACAGCAACAACTCGAGGTTAGTCAGGATGAGATTGTAGGAGTGAGTATCCAGGTTCATGGATATCTCCCTTTGAATATTTAAAAGGCAATCCTGCAGGATCTTCCCTTCTGTATCTGAAATATGCAGGGCTTCATTGGCATCATAGCCCCAAAAAGAATAGGTGGTTAATTGATGTCCTTTACCACTGGCATGTAAAAAATCAGGATGGATATAAAGCCCCCAGCCTTCTACCCTGTTCTCGATCCCGGGCGACAACACCTGGTAAGGCGCTGTAAACATCAATGTACCTTCCGAAAAATCGTAGCTGGTGTGGCCGTACTTAAAGGAGCCTTCCACTTTTTTGCAGGCAACGGAATACATGTCCATCCGGTATAAAGCCCCGGGCTTTCTATGCGAACGGTCTACTTTTGCCAGATCTACCACTGATATTAAAGGATGCAGTGGCTTATGATAATGAAAGAAATCGTGCAGATCAGCAATTGATTTGATATCTACGTACTCCATCTCGCATTGATTTAGATGCCGGATACAAAGCTATCAAAAATAAATCAGCCATCTGTCAGATAAAGATTCCACCACCAACTTCAATACGCTGCGCATTCACAAAACGGCTATCGTCCGATAGCATGGCTGCTACAAAAACGCCCACATCTTCTGCTTCTCCCAGCCGGCCTAATGCTGTCACGCCGGCAATCTGCTGACGTTGACTCTCATCCCCTTTACCACCTCCAAATTCCGTATCTATGGCACCGGGCGCAACGGTATTGACACGGATCCTTCGGGAAGCATATTCCTTAGCAAAGTACCTGGTTAGCCCTTCCACGGCCGATTTGATTGCCCCGTATACAGCCACTCCGGGAAAAGCAAACCGGGCAAGTCCGGAAGAGATATTAATGATTTGCCCGCCATCCTCTATAAGCGGCATCAGCTTTTGCGTCACAAAAAATACACCTTTGAAGTTCACGCTTACGAGTTGGTCGAAGATGGCTTCGGTAGTATCTTTAATCAGCGTCCGCTGGGCGATGCCCGCATTGTTGACGAGGTAGCTGAATTGTTCCGAGTTCCACTCCTGCTTAAGCACCTGCCGGACTTCTGCAACAAAATCATCCAGCGACACCATATTAGCGGTATCCAGTTTTACGGCCACCGCCCTGCCACCGTTTTTGTTGATCGCTGCAGCTACAGCGGTTCCTTCTTCCGGATGGCTGTTATAAGTAAGAATAACGCCCATACCACGTTTCGCGGCATTCAATGCAATGCTTTTCCCAATACCCCGGCTGCCACCAGTTATAATTGCGATCTTTGTATTCATGATAAATTAGTTTTGCAACACAAAGCTCCAACGATTCGCAGTGGCTTACTTATATGTTTAAGGAAAAGACTTATACATTTCTCTGATGGCCTGAAGGGCGCTGCCTGTCTATAAATCAGTAAAAAATTGCTTTGTTACATGTATATTAGTAACCAGTTTTAGCAAGATGTATTTCATGCTATAGCAGTCCCTGCCAAACGGACGGTGGAAAGCGATCTTCAAAACCTAAACGAATCCACATGAAACAGGAAAT
The genomic region above belongs to Chitinophaga sp. 180180018-3 and contains:
- a CDS encoding SDR family oxidoreductase encodes the protein MNTKIAIITGGSRGIGKSIALNAAKRGMGVILTYNSHPEEGTAVAAAINKNGGRAVAVKLDTANMVSLDDFVAEVRQVLKQEWNSEQFSYLVNNAGIAQRTLIKDTTEAIFDQLVSVNFKGVFFVTQKLMPLIEDGGQIINISSGLARFAFPGVAVYGAIKSAVEGLTRYFAKEYASRRIRVNTVAPGAIDTEFGGGKGDESQRQQIAGVTALGRLGEAEDVGVFVAAMLSDDSRFVNAQRIEVGGGIFI
- a CDS encoding helix-turn-helix domain-containing protein codes for the protein MEYVDIKSIADLHDFFHYHKPLHPLISVVDLAKVDRSHRKPGALYRMDMYSVACKKVEGSFKYGHTSYDFSEGTLMFTAPYQVLSPGIENRVEGWGLYIHPDFLHASGKGHQLTTYSFWGYDANEALHISDTEGKILQDCLLNIQREISMNLDTHSYNLILTNLELLLSYSSRFYDRQFLTRVRSGNDIVGKFDRLLNDYFTGDSLIESGVPDVKYFALQLNLSANYLADLLQKYTGKSTQEHIHLKLVDKAKLLLWSTSNPISEIAYDLGFQHPSHFTKLFRNKTGMSPKEFRSQH